A genomic region of Solanum stenotomum isolate F172 unplaced genomic scaffold, ASM1918654v1 scaffold1705, whole genome shotgun sequence contains the following coding sequences:
- the LOC125850449 gene encoding putative late blight resistance protein homolog R1B-16, with translation MTKSKSDLDFLMKPLLGNLEKELSTLTSILEKELSSLSSIFRDVARVHHEHKIPKDLQRRTINLAYKAEIAIDSIVSQYNVFLHIFCSLPSILKEIKKINAEVTEMWSTDVALKPCYLVAPFKHLPTRHSDPVTDEEIVGFGNDTEKMIQYLIRGTNELDIIPIVGMGGQGKTTIARKWYNSDNVSHFDVRAWCIVSQTYNRRKLLQEIFSQVTGSKDKGDKDDILADELRKSLMGKRYLIVLDDMWDCMAWDDLRLSFPDVGNSSRIVVTTRLEKVGEQVKCYTDPYFLPFFTTEESCKLLQKKVFPKEDCPLELQDVSQAVAEKCKGLPLVVVLVAGIIKKRKMDESWWNEVKDALFDYLDRESDEYSLATMQLSFDNLPLRLKPCLLYMGMFPEDAIIPVSKLVSLWIAEEFVVNIESAEDYLMDLISCNMVMVSKKEYNGKVKYCQVHDVVLHFCLEKSREEKFMLAVKGHFQPFDWNESRVNFHLSKEHSKFASLGSKTRKPFHQPLRSLIMNQIAFDGIPLRSWIQKMRLLKVLDLSSQDVFYLFSDTLKPLNHLKYLAVSAKRFYFHPVSHLPHLETLIVKNNWTNTVVLPASFWEMEKLRHVEIGAEFDKQGLFEGSSKLENLRILKNIVGFPIDRVDVLSRRCPNLQQLLIEFDGDSADSFHLTLENLTQLQILDISFKGPHIVSGLQLPSTLNKLVLRRTGIGNLISFIAGLPNLEYLQLHNQDHVQIRDWCLGDITFHNLKFLKLAWLEISRWNASEESFPQLETLVMERCDDLKEIPRSFADIPTLKQIKLIRCENKSLEDSALWIKKDVEENQGNDRIDLIIKDRQGNPKQL, from the exons ATGACAAAATCTAAATCTGACTTAGATTTCTTGATGAAACCTCTTTTAGGTAATTTGGAGAAAGAGCTATCAACTCTTACATCCATTTTAGAGAAGGAGCTGTCATCTTTATCATCCATTTTCAGAGACGTCGCAAGGGTGCACCATGAACATAAAATTCCTAAAGATCTTCAGAGACGTACTATCAATTTGGCATATAAAGCTGAGATTGCCATTGACTCTATTGTTTCTCAGTATAATgtttttttgcatattttttgcTCACTTCCTTCAATCTTAAAAGAGATCAAGAAAATTAATGCGGAGGTGACTGAGATGTGGTCAACAGACGTTGCTCTCAAGCCTTGCTATCTGGTAGCACCATTTAAACACCTACCAACTCGACATAGCGATCCAGTGACTGATGAGGAGATAGTGGGTTTTGGGAATGACACAGAAAAAATGATTCAGTATCTGATTAGAGGTACAAATGAGCTAGACATCATCCCAATTGTAGGCATGGGGGGACAAGGGAAAACGACAATTGCGAGAAAGTGGTACAATAGTGACAATGTTTCTCATTTTGATGTTCGAGCATGGTGCATCGTCTCCCAAACATATAACCGGAGAAAGCTATTACAAGAGATTTTTAGTCAAGTTACCGGTTCCAAGGACAAGGGAGATAAGGATGACATCCTTGCTGATGAGTTGAGGAAAAGCTTAATGGGCAAGAGATATCTTATTGTATTGGATGATATGTGGGATTGTATGGCATGGGATGACTTAAGGCTTTCTTTTCCAGATGTTGGTAATAGCAGCAGAATCGTAGTAACAACTCGACTTGAGAAAGTGGGTGAGCAAGTCAAGTGCTACACTGATCCTTATTTTCTTCCATTCTTCACAACAGAAGAGAGTTGCAAATTATTGCAGAAAAAAGTGTTTCCAAAGGAAGATTGCCCGCTTGAACTACAAGATGTAAGCCAAGCAGTTGCAGAAAAATGCAAAGGATTGCCTCTGGTGGTTGTCTTGGTAGCTGGAATaatcaaaaaaaggaaaatggatGAATCTTGGTGGAATGAGGTGAAAGATGCTCTCTTTGACTATCTTGATCGTGAGTCAGATGAATATAGTCTGGCGACTATGCAATTGAGTTTTGATAACTTACCCCTTCGTTTAAAGCCTTGTCTTCTTTATATGGGGATGTTTCCGGAGGATGCAATAATTCCAGTGTCTAAATTAGTAAGTTTATGGATAGCGGAAGAATTCGTGGTGAACATTGAATCTGCTGAAGATTATCTGATGGATCTCATTAGCTGTAACATGGTAATGGTTTCAAAGAAAGAATATAACGGTAAGGTTAAATACTGTCAGGTTCATGATGTAGTGCTTcacttttgcttggagaagagTAGAGAAGAAAAGTTTATGTTGGCAGTGAAGGGGCATTTTCAACCTTTTGATTGGAATGAAAGTCGAGTGAACTTCCATTTGAGTAAAGAGCATTCCAAATTTGCATCTCTGGGATCCAAAACACGGAAGCCTTTCCACCAACCGTTGAGGTCACTGATAATGAACCAAATAGCTTTTGATGGGATTCCCTTAAGGTCTTGGATTCAAAAGATGCGGCTTCTTAAGGTCTTGGATTTGAGTTCCCAAGACgtgttttatttgttttcagATACATTGAAACCACTAAATCACCTGAAGTACCTTGCAGTTTCGGCAAAGAGATTCTATTTTCATCCAGTATCACATCTACCCCATCTTGAAACTTTAATTGTGAAGAATAATTGGACAAATACAGTAGTGTTACCAGCATCTTTTTGGGAAATGGAAAAATTAAGGCATGTTGAGATTGGGGCTGAATTTGATAAGCAGGGGCTCTTTGAAGGATCCTCTAAATTGGAAAATTTGAGGATATTAAAGAATATTGTTGGATTTCCAATTGATAGGGTGGATGTGTTATCAAGGAGGTGTCCTAATCTTCAACAACTTCTCATTGAATTTGATGGAGATTCTGCAGATTCTTTTCATCTCACATTGGAGAATCTTACCCAGCTTCAAATACTTGACATTTCCTTTAAGGGACCCCACATTGTATCTGGGTTACAATTGCCTTCAACTTTAAACAAGTTGGTACTAAGAAGGACTGGTATAGGAAACCTGATTTCCTTCATTGCGGGACTACCAAACCTGGAGTATCTCCAATTACACAACCAGGATCATGTTCAAATCAGAGATTGGTGTCTTGGAGATATCACGTTCCATAACCttaagttcttgaaattggcaTGGTTAGAAATCTCAAGGTGGAATGCCTCGGAGGAATCCTTTCCCCAGCTTGAAACACTTGTTATGGAACGGTGTGACGACCTCAAGGAGATCCCCCGTAGCTTTGCAGATATTCCAACActgaaacaaattaaattgattAGGTGTGAGAACAAATCTCTGGAGGATTCAGCTCTGTGGATTAAGAAAGATGTTGAAGAGAATCAAGGAAACGACCGTATTGACCTCATTATCAAG GATAGGCAAGGAAATCCAAAGCAGCTGTGA